The window AATTATTTGTGCTTGTCTCCTTTAGTGGAGGACATGTCTGGGCTTGattcactttgatttttatgCCAGTGGAGAGTAATAGGATTTTAATTTATCTGAATTTTCTCCAGGCATGCAAAAGCTCCTAGgcactggaaatggaaaaaagaaagaagaaaaaaaaaaaaaagaagaaaaaaaatggaccTTATGATTTAAATAGCTTGGATCCAATTGCCATGTCTCTACCAGGCACAACCTGAGCACCCAGCTCATGCCATGTAACTTTAAGCCCTTCACAAAGGTATTTACAGTGACTGCAGAGGCACCTAAGATGACTAACCTGCCAGGGTCTACCTCTGGAGGGCAATTCAGCTCAGGAAAAGAATGACTTGAGATGTCTCTCTCTTCCCTGTAATTATATAAGCATTTTCTGTTAACAGTTCTGCAAGGTCcttcttgcagaaaagaaaacttatttatatgcaaaatgcaaaacaaaacaacaagaCAACCCAAACCAGATGATGAATGCATGAAAACTCCATTCAGTAATTTCACCCTTCCTTTGTTCTCCCATGAAAATCATGATTAATTTCAGGATATCTGATGTTGTGACTACTTCTTTTGGTCCTGTATTTACAGCCAGGAAATCTTACTATGCCCTCTGTAAAAATGGATAAACTGAGGTgcaaaaaagctgctgtttgcctACACTTTCACAGGGACAGGATGAGGTGAATTACTCCTAATCATTAAACTACTTTTTATCACACAGACTCTAAGCTAGAAATATATAGGCCTATCCTTTCCTAAGAGTTTATTAAAACTTCATTTAGTGACTAGGCTAATCAGGCATCTGGACTGTCTCTTGTGGCTTATTTAACGGTGGTAGGGAAAAGAGGTAATGAAAACCGGTGAGGAGCAAGACTAAAGTAACAAGCACTGCTGTCTCTGTGCCCAGACAATAGCAATGCTGGACACTGTAGATACAGAACCAGGTTTGCATGACAGCTACTGATAAATCAGTTTTTGCTTAATTGTCAGTAGAAACCAGTGGAAGAGTAAAATCGGAAGAGAAGAGAGCCTCTTCAAACTATCTGCCAGAAAGTCTCATAGGATATGCCGGCTGCATCATCACAGGGAGTGAtggcttacagaaaaaaaaaaattcaaaaaaatattggaCTCTCCAATGTTCTCTAACTGAATCAGCCAAATTCCTCATCGTAACCCAGCTGACTCTGCATGCACATGGAAGGGGGGTCTGAATCTCCCCTGCTCTTCTGTGTGCCAGCACCCTTGCTTGATACAACATGTTCAATTCAGGATCCGGGGGGTAAGGACAAGAGGTCTGGCCAACAACAGCCTAGACCTAGTCTGTCAAAAGGATGGATCTCAGTTTGCCACTGTGGGAAACAGAAaggcagtgaaagcaaaaatgtattcACGTTGCAAGCAGATTTTCCACCTtcactttcttcccttttattgCAGGTCATATTTGGGCCAGATGATCTTGACAAGTGTCCCTTTCAGATAAGGCAAAGGAGAATTAATTCCCTCAAGTAATCTCTGTGACCAATTCATTAAGCAGGCACTGTGagtgatgctgctgctttcaagATGCCCACGAAGCAGCACTGCAAGCCAAAACACTTGTCATCTATATTGATTTTGTCTCTACAGTGGTCATTCCACTCAGCAATGATCACAACAGATCTGCCCAGAAACTTCCGTCTCCCTCTGGCATTTTTTAACCTCTGGTGGAGTCACAGTGCCTCAACCACACTAAAATATCGATTGGAAAAACCCATGTCAGTGGGCGCTGTGCCGCAGCTGCCATTGCGGGTTGGTTAGTAGAACAGCTGTGGGTCCCTGGAGAGCTCTCACTAGGATAATacaatgtttgttttctttttcagcaaaataaaaatattgcattttagGCTGGCTGGtatgtttcttctgtgttgctATTCTTCAGTGTGTTGttatttatccttttaaaaattcaagtcaacttgaaaacaaaaacatgggTTTAAAACACAATGATtcactttgtaaaaaaaaaaaaaaaaaaaaccaaaacaaaaaaccaacttgAAATGTCTAGGAAATTCAAGtcaacttgaaaacaaaaacattgttTGAAACCacaatgtttcattttgtaaaaaaaacaatGACTTGAAGTGTTTTAACTCTTCAGAATTTATTCTACACTTTTCATTTGAAACTATGTACCATCTTTGCCTTCCACTGGATCAGAATTAAACTTCAATGTCTGTAAAAGAGTTACTTATTTGAGAGAAGACAATATATTGCATTTGTAATATATGTGGTGTTGGCTAAAGCTATTGGAAATAGCTATAAAATTGCTGTGCCaaatttgcagtgaaaaatattCACGTTTTTAGTCAAGGCATTATGTTTAAATTTCTTCAGTCATTTGCACATTGACAATCAGCATTTTGACCTGCTTTCAAAATACCttacaaaaaatacagctgtcttTTCCCTACCAGTGCAGGATGCATTCATGGTGTGATTTGCTGTTGTCTGTAAAGATGGAATAAGTTTCCATGAAGTTTTACTCCCGACAGcaactgcagagctgagccacCTCCAAGACAACGTGCAGGACTTGCTTGCCTCTTGTGCACCACGAACAGAGCTATATACTCTGACCAGCTGTACCCCTGAACACTGTAATGGTGGTTCCTAATTTTTTCATAGGGGTTACTAAGGGAACAAATGGTCTGTTGCATTTCTGTACTGCTCTGAACCTGACCAGGCTTTAACAGCATCATGATTTCATAGAATTCACACTGCAAGTAAATGACACCATTCCCGAAAGCAGATGGGGCTTGATCAATGTGATAGGAAGTAAAGAACCTAAAGAATTTGCTCGGAGCAGATTTTAAGCTATGGAGGTAGGGATTAATATGCCCTAAACTGCTTTATCAATATTATGAAGTGTGAGGACAAAGCAGGAAGGCACAAACACTGTGTTTCTGGAAGCCACTCTCATTGTAGCAAAATATCGCACCCTCCCAGTTGCCATATGTCATTCAGAAAAACATCTCAGGCTCTGAATCAGATAGAGGCATCATCTCAGGTCTCCTCTGCTCTAAGTTCAATGCAAACTGGCTCTTCTAGCTCCAGTTTTGGAATTTCACAGCCTGTCTTCGGAGACCAGAATAATTAATTTCCACAGATGTATGCTCTTTAATATCATTACACACTGGCCTGTACAATCCCTCCGGGAGAGGAGCCCATTTGTACAGCAATATTATTCCTATGccatgcttttaattttgagGTTGTTATTGATAATGACTTCCTCTCGTACATATCTAGCAGAGGCTGAGCTTTCAGAAGgggaaggcagcacagagctcctCAAACAGGATTTGACAGTGTCACTGTGTGATGAGGAAAGAGGCTTTGGACAAACAAGGAACTGCATTCCATGCTCAGATTAGGAGGTTCTAGTGTCTAGTAAATATTTCGGCTATAAAATAAGCTTCCATTACAAATCTTTGCCTTTGATAGTCTTTTCCACCCACCTTCTTTTGCCACATATTTATAATACTCTGCTGGGAAAGAGTATTTGCCTAGTAATGCCAAACGAATTCTACAGCCCAGTACCCCAGCCTAGGTGCAGTGCAATCTGTACATAACCTCCCATTAGCTCCAGAAAAGTCACTTGTTGCTATTCACCTCGTGACTGAAGGGAGATACCAGGAAACTGCATtagctttctgcagagctgtcttGAAGAGCAAAGGTCTGGGCTGCAAGAACTGGAGAGACTTTCCCCTTACATCTGGTTATTAGGACACTAACAAGGACACATCTCAAGAAGGAGACAGTACTAATAGTACGAAAGGTCCAGAGTCTGTGAGACGGGGTGCTGATACCACTGAGTACTCATTTTAAACCGAAACCCCTTGTTAGTGTTTGGGAGATGACCCATGCCTCCTacaaggtggaaaaaaaatccaaccgCCACCAACAGAAAAAACTTGGGTTCAACGGTGCCATCTCATCTAACTAAAATCCTAGAACACCAAAGGGCAAACTTGCTTATTAACGCTTCTTTGCACCTCTGACTCTGTGTTTCCACATCCATCCTTAAAGGCCCTGATAGGGCCAAGGCATGCTGCCACCCCCAGACCCAGAGAGCCTGGCTGAAGGGAGCATCAGCATCTCGGGGTGCTGAAACACACTTGCTGTGCTAGAAGCAGAGCAGAGCGAGCCTGACAGCTCCTCCTCAAAGCCGAGAGTAAATGAATTAGCTGCAAGTGGTAAAACAGCCCCACGGTCTTTTAGGTGAGACTCCAGAGTGAACgcaccctcctccccagccagaCCGCTAGGAGATAACACTGCATCCCACCTGTGGAGAGGAGCCTGGAGGCCTCCGTGGCCATCCGCTCGCTCGGCTTGAGGGGCACGCTGCCGCTTCCCTCTGCTACACTTGGGAAAGCTGAGGCACACCGCTTTTCCAGATTTGTTATACATGCATGCAGACTTCTTTCATCACCTGCCACAAATACACCCATAGGAGCAAACTGGGAATCAGCTGACTGTACCTCCTGATCTACCCATTACACAGCATTGTTTTAAGCTGTTAAACAGCTGCGGGGTTGCAAGAGTCACAAAAGtggtttctgtatttttcctctttaagctccttttgaaaatatatgtcCTACATCACGTGCAAGTCATTCAGTTTCAGCACATGCTGTAGTTTCAGCACATGCTGTTTTATTGGATATAGTAATACTTGGGCACTTCCTTTACAGCCTCCATCAAAAAGCAACACTACAGCAATACCTAAAATAGCACAGTTACAGCCAATTTTTAATACAGaggagaaatggagaaagattTGTGTCATGAATTTTGATCACAAGGAACAGGACCACAGGAGATCTCATGAATTCCTTTAGTCCATCCCTTTACTCCCATGGATCAGTTCTAAGTGATTACGGACAGCTCCTTGACTAACGCCTTCACCTGAATCCCGGACTTCAACGTGAGTTAAAGGACCCATCTATTAATTGCTAGTTATCTCAGACCATGACATGTCCCAACATGTTCTCAGTGCAGGTGAGATTACATTGGCAGTAAAATCTTAATGCCAAACTGCactccattttttccccttctccccctcaAAATTGTGACCGACTTCAAGCAAGTCCTTACCTGTTGCTTCCACCATTCCTTCCAGGATGACCACAATTTCAAACTCCTCCTTCTCCAGTTGGGTGCGGGACATCTCCCAGAAGGGGCTTTTCTCGTTGATTTCATGTGAGATGATAAGGGGTGACACCAGGAACAATCTGTCATCTCCAGTGTCAAATCCCACGTTGATGTCTGTTTGGTTCAAGGGAATAAACTCTCCTTCTTTGGTCTGTTTGGACTTAATCAGTTTGGCTCTAATGGAAGCCTCGACAATGTGGGAATTGCGGAGGTCTCCAACCCGGAACATGAGACAGAGCTTCTCATCCCTCATGGAAATCACTGCGTTGTTAGAAAACATGAGGGTTTCAGCCCTCTTCTTTGGTTGGCTGATCTTGACAAACATGCATCCCACCATGAACGCATTGACAATGGAGCCCAGAATAGCCTGGATCAGGAGCAGTACGATGCCCTCGGGGCACTTCTCCGTTATGACCCTATAGCCATACCCGATGGTTGTCTCAGTCTcgatagaaaacagaaatgcagaaacaaatcCACTGAGATTTTCAACACAGGGGATCCAGTTCTCATCTTCAAGGTGGTCCAGGTCTCCCCGGATATAGGCAATGAGCCACCAGATGAatccaaaaaacaaccaagtgATGGTGTAGACCATAGTGAAGACAAGAAGATTAAAACGCCACTTAAGGTCCACCAGCGTAGTGAAGAGGTCACTAAGGTATCGATAGGTTTCTTGGACATTTCCATGGTGCACATTGCACTTGCCGCTTTTTTCCATGTAACGCTGTCGTGGCTTCTTACCTTCTGCTGATATGAGGCGGGTTCGGTCAGTGGCGATGGGGACATCATCTCGAGCCTGTTTGGGAATCTTCTTAGGCTCTCTAGATGTAACTCCGATGTCCATGTCCTGGTTCATGAAGATCCTAGAATCTCCGGCcatggctgggctgcaggagaacaaagaaataaagttcAAGATAGGACGAAAATTGCCGAGACAAAAGCCGTCTCACTTTACTGCCTGAACCGTTACGGCAGACCAGGAGAACAAACACTGCAGATATTAATGCTACGCTGACAGACTCTGCCCCGTGCTGGTACAGGGCTGATACAGGCTGATTCTACATCAGGAAAGCTTTTTGCTACGGCCACGTCTTCCCTCCTAGCATCGCTTTGGGAAATAGTTTGAAAGGCTTCAGCACTTCTCCCACAACAGCCACTTCCTAAATACGATGCTGCACTGAACTGGATGTTAAATACAGATTCATGATACACAGTTGCTTCAGACATGAACCAGCTGCCAGTCATTTTGTTTAACATACTGCTGGAACCTCAGAAATTATGGCACCGTCTGGAAATCCTGAAATAGGTAAACCTTGTAACAGTTTTTCggttggtctttttttttcttttttttttttttggtcctcaGATTTTTTTAGGTCCCAAATTTGGTTGAGAACACAACCAGAAGCCCAGTAAAGATACATCAACATGTATTTTCAAGAGGGACTGGAGTTTTTTGATGCCTCAGGTTTTGGGTGCATACCAAGAGAAACCttagaaattaatagaaaacgCTGAGCACCACTGTCTACCTAAATGTCACATAAATCTAAATTATGCATTAAGGTTTCCCTGACAGTCAGCAGAGAAAGACACCTCCAGGGATAATTCAGATTTCAGGAGTGCTGAATCACCTTCTGGAAGTACCCGCTCCCTCCACAAATTATTCTGGGAGCCTGGGCTCCAAATGTGAAATAGGCATTTAATTCAGCATCTTGAATTATGTGTCTGAAGGTGTGATGAATCCAGGCCTACTGTTAATCAGATATATCAGAACCGGCCCCTTTACTTCATCTGACATCAGACAAAAACACCAGAGACTTTCAGAAACTTAACAGACAGCTATTAGTAAGCCCACTGTCAACGCACAAAACTACACTTAACaagatacaaataaataatacaaaatgaTGTCTGCAATGAATTTTGCAGGTTATAATACAACATCCTGTTTACCAAGATGATTAGatactcctttaaaaaaacacacacgcacatgcTCTCTTGAAAAAAGAGGCACAGACAAAATCCCTGTGAAAGGCTAC of the Falco rusticolus isolate bFalRus1 chromosome 16, bFalRus1.pri, whole genome shotgun sequence genome contains:
- the KCNJ5 gene encoding G protein-activated inward rectifier potassium channel 4 isoform X1; translated protein: MQSRCYPAMAGDSRIFMNQDMDIGVTSREPKKIPKQARDDVPIATDRTRLISAEGKKPRQRYMEKSGKCNVHHGNVQETYRYLSDLFTTLVDLKWRFNLLVFTMVYTITWLFFGFIWWLIAYIRGDLDHLEDENWIPCVENLSGFVSAFLFSIETETTIGYGYRVITEKCPEGIVLLLIQAILGSIVNAFMVGCMFVKISQPKKRAETLMFSNNAVISMRDEKLCLMFRVGDLRNSHIVEASIRAKLIKSKQTKEGEFIPLNQTDINVGFDTGDDRLFLVSPLIISHEINEKSPFWEMSRTQLEKEEFEIVVILEGMVEATGMTCQARSSYMDTEVLWGHRFTPVLTLEKDFYEVDYNSFHSTYETNTPVCCAKELAESRREGQLLSHLSSASLLSGGGEAEAAKEEEEEEEEEGGREPAGLNGANGTAGEVKEDMPV
- the KCNJ5 gene encoding G protein-activated inward rectifier potassium channel 4 isoform X2; this translates as MAGDSRIFMNQDMDIGVTSREPKKIPKQARDDVPIATDRTRLISAEGKKPRQRYMEKSGKCNVHHGNVQETYRYLSDLFTTLVDLKWRFNLLVFTMVYTITWLFFGFIWWLIAYIRGDLDHLEDENWIPCVENLSGFVSAFLFSIETETTIGYGYRVITEKCPEGIVLLLIQAILGSIVNAFMVGCMFVKISQPKKRAETLMFSNNAVISMRDEKLCLMFRVGDLRNSHIVEASIRAKLIKSKQTKEGEFIPLNQTDINVGFDTGDDRLFLVSPLIISHEINEKSPFWEMSRTQLEKEEFEIVVILEGMVEATGMTCQARSSYMDTEVLWGHRFTPVLTLEKDFYEVDYNSFHSTYETNTPVCCAKELAESRREGQLLSHLSSASLLSGGGEAEAAKEEEEEEEEEGGREPAGLNGANGTAGEVKEDMPV